One Ursus arctos isolate Adak ecotype North America unplaced genomic scaffold, UrsArc2.0 scaffold_15, whole genome shotgun sequence genomic region harbors:
- the TLX3 gene encoding T-cell leukemia homeobox protein 3, whose product MEAPASAQTPHPHEPISFGIDQILNSPDQDSAPAPRGPDGASYLGGPPGGRPGATYPSLPASFAGLGAPFEDPGSYSVNLSLAPAGVIRVPAHRPLPGAVPPPLPSALPAMPSVPTVSSLGGLNFPWMESSRRFVKDRFTAAAALTPFTVTRRIGHPYQNRTPPKRKKPRTSFSRVQICELEKRFHRQKYLASAERAALAKSLKMTDAQVKTWFQNRRTKWRRQTAEEREAERQQASRLMLQLQHDAFQKSLNDSIQPDPLCLHNSSLFALQNLQPWEEDSSKVPAVTSLV is encoded by the exons ATGGAGGCGCCCGCCAGCGCGCAGACCCCGCACCCGCACGAGCCCATCAGCTTCGGCATCGACCAGATCCTCAACAGCCCGGACCAGGACAGCGCACCAGCCCCGCGGGGCCCCGACGGCGCCAGCTACCTGGGAGGGCCCCCGGGGGGCCGTCCGGGCGCCACATACCCGTCTCTACCCGCCTCTTTTGCCGGCCTCGGCGCGCCCTTCGAGGACCCGGGATCTTACAGTGTCAACCTGAGCCTGGCGCCCGCCGGCGTGATCCGAGTGCCAGCGCACAGGCCGCTGCCCGGGGCCGTGCCACCGCCTCTGCCTAGCGCGCTGCCCGCCATGCCCTCCGTGCCCACGGTCTCCAGCCTGGGCGGCCTCAATTTCCCCTGGATGGAGAGCAGCCGCCGCTTCGTGAAAGACCGCTTCACAG CGGCGGCGGCGCTCACGCCCTTCACTGTGACCCGGCGCATCGGCCACCCCTATCAGAACAGGACGCCGCCCAAGCGTAAGAAGCCGCGCACGTCCTTTTCTCGGGTGCAGATCTGCGAGCTGGAAAAGCGCTTCCACCGCCAGAAGTACCTGGCCTCGGCCGAGAGGGCGGCGCTCGCCAAGTCCCTCAAAATGACGGACGCGCAGGTCAAGACCTGGTTCCAAAACCGGAGGACCAAGTGGCG GCGGCAGACGGCGGAGGAGCGGGAGGCGGAGCGGCAGCAGGCGAGCCGGCTCATGCTGCAGCTGCAACACGACGCCTTCCAAAAGAGCCTCAACGACTCCATCCAGCCCGACCCTCTCTGTCTGCACAACTCGTCGCTCTTTGCTCTGCAGAATCTGCAGCCCTGGGAGGAGGACAGCTCCAAGGTCCCCGCCGTCACCTCTCTGGTGTGA